In Moorena sp. SIOASIH, the following proteins share a genomic window:
- a CDS encoding Smr/MutS family protein, which produces MLLDEVGAGTDPAEGSALAIALLKYLANTTQLTIATTHYGELKALKYQDERFENASVEFDDQTLSPTYRLLWGIPGRSNALSIARRLGLNPSVVDQAQTLLGGASEDVNQVIAGLEAQRRTQETKAQQANQLLQQAESLHQELSERAKLLQERERELKLSQERSVQDAIAQAKKEIAQVIRQLQQGSQTAQNAQKATNALKEIAQRQIPAAPPPKPKPGFRPKVGDRIRIPRLNQTAEILSTADNGELTVRFGLMKMTVALADVESLDGQKPENVVKPTSKPAPTSAPVSRPATAVRTSKNTIDIRGSRVANAEIDIDQAISKAIEFGVLWIIHGKGTGRLRQGVHAFLEQHPLVERFKLAEQSEGGTGVTVAYLK; this is translated from the coding sequence GTGCTATTAGATGAAGTAGGAGCAGGGACTGACCCGGCAGAAGGTAGTGCATTAGCGATCGCATTACTGAAATACCTGGCAAACACAACACAATTAACCATTGCGACCACGCATTATGGGGAACTCAAAGCACTAAAATATCAAGACGAGCGGTTTGAGAATGCCTCGGTGGAGTTTGATGACCAAACCCTGTCACCCACTTACCGTTTATTGTGGGGTATTCCCGGTCGCTCCAATGCCTTGAGCATTGCTAGACGCTTAGGGTTAAACCCATCGGTGGTGGATCAGGCTCAAACCCTTTTGGGGGGAGCTTCGGAAGATGTAAATCAGGTAATTGCAGGTTTAGAAGCTCAACGGCGCACTCAGGAAACTAAAGCCCAACAGGCCAATCAGTTACTGCAACAAGCTGAATCTCTCCATCAGGAACTTTCTGAACGGGCAAAACTTTTGCAGGAGCGGGAACGGGAATTGAAGCTTTCCCAGGAACGGTCTGTGCAAGATGCGATCGCACAAGCTAAGAAAGAAATTGCCCAAGTGATTCGCCAGTTGCAGCAAGGCTCCCAAACCGCTCAAAATGCCCAAAAAGCCACAAACGCTCTTAAGGAGATTGCCCAGCGTCAAATCCCAGCCGCACCGCCTCCTAAACCAAAACCAGGATTCCGTCCCAAAGTGGGCGATCGCATTCGCATTCCCCGATTGAATCAGACAGCCGAGATACTAAGTACCGCAGATAATGGGGAGCTAACGGTACGCTTTGGCTTAATGAAAATGACCGTTGCCCTAGCTGATGTGGAATCGTTGGATGGACAAAAACCCGAAAATGTGGTAAAACCTACATCAAAACCAGCTCCCACCTCAGCCCCAGTTTCGCGGCCAGCTACGGCTGTGCGCACCTCGAAAAATACCATTGATATTCGAGGAAGTCGGGTAGCTAATGCAGAGATTGACATCGACCAAGCAATATCTAAGGCGATAGAGTTTGGAGTACTCTGGATTATTCATGGCAAAGGAACTGGTCGATTAAGACAAGGTGTCCACGCTTTCTTGGAACAGCACCCTCTAGTGGAGCGTTTTAAGCTAGCCGAACAATCTGAGGGTGGGACTGGTGTTACCGTTGCTTATCTTAAATAA
- a CDS encoding DUF4335 domain-containing protein has translation MTNIVLRSYTPPTCTLSIWANRSPLSRWVGQSVVKKLRFELRFDDPRKPEEQQVTLRGNAEDLDVLYEAVDGYVQHFLEPSGNQLVAPGDSSAEVTPLSVLTLPTPKAENATAVPTQPIHLQSKGLLSHSLFLGKLANQESGSVVDLSATQLFDLATALDEYAAEVVSLPKLNQPSWKPESSGWMRTAASMVLAVGVTAAVIKLLDKPQPVEQAKTLTTAQSQTTALDSRKIRKKRIISQVPPAPSTPIPTPSVPPRLSPGTKLPPPPPVKPPSLPVRTPPPPPVKPPSPPPVRTAPAIASRANSRPMLKIVPAPARTPDSPKLSAASSVASSAVSPVASSAVSPVAASGASKGEKPVSEASKTNLPAADANTQPKPTPPSPIAVVQTVSELPVIKPAPSPTDVATQDSPRESLSIPTETVVIPEAESSISSTSTASISSTSTSSRSSSTNVAVQAIPAPQQNVSTLSRGPSTSRIIDQAVPGLNVPSSPVSNSLNPSKTTVANQISQNTLFDKISQVAEARRYFQERWQPPEGLQKTLNYSLWLNNNGTIRRIIPLGQAAKTYIDNAPIPLIGESFVSPLEGEGMPKIRVLLHPDGKVQTLLEGMN, from the coding sequence ATGACTAACATAGTCCTGCGAAGTTACACTCCTCCTACCTGTACCCTATCAATTTGGGCAAACCGCTCACCCTTATCCCGCTGGGTGGGACAATCTGTGGTGAAGAAGTTGCGGTTTGAGTTGCGTTTTGATGACCCCCGCAAGCCAGAAGAACAACAGGTAACCTTACGAGGCAACGCAGAAGATTTAGATGTGTTGTATGAAGCGGTAGATGGCTATGTTCAGCACTTCCTTGAGCCGTCCGGAAACCAACTGGTTGCCCCTGGAGACTCTTCTGCTGAGGTGACTCCCTTGAGTGTCCTAACTCTTCCAACCCCTAAGGCAGAAAATGCCACAGCAGTTCCAACTCAGCCAATCCATCTGCAATCAAAAGGCTTACTGAGCCATAGCCTGTTTCTGGGTAAGCTGGCTAATCAAGAATCTGGGTCAGTAGTTGATTTAAGTGCTACACAGCTGTTTGATTTAGCTACCGCTTTGGATGAATATGCGGCTGAAGTAGTATCCCTACCAAAACTCAATCAGCCCAGTTGGAAACCAGAATCATCCGGTTGGATGCGTACAGCAGCATCGATGGTGTTGGCAGTGGGTGTAACAGCAGCAGTGATTAAGTTGCTTGATAAACCTCAGCCTGTTGAGCAAGCGAAAACACTAACAACAGCACAATCACAAACAACAGCATTAGACTCCAGAAAGATTCGGAAAAAGCGAATCATTTCTCAGGTACCCCCAGCACCGAGCACTCCCATCCCAACTCCATCGGTACCACCCCGTCTGTCCCCAGGAACCAAGTTACCCCCACCGCCTCCCGTTAAGCCACCCTCTCTACCAGTACGCACTCCGCCACCGCCTCCCGTTAAGCCACCCTCTCCACCACCAGTACGCACTGCGCCAGCAATAGCCTCACGCGCGAATTCACGTCCGATGCTCAAGATTGTTCCTGCTCCAGCTAGGACACCAGACTCTCCCAAACTGAGTGCTGCTAGTTCTGTAGCTAGTTCTGCTGTTAGTCCTGTAGCTAGTTCTGCTGTTAGTCCTGTTGCTGCTTCTGGAGCTAGTAAGGGTGAGAAACCTGTTTCTGAGGCTAGTAAAACTAATTTACCTGCTGCTGATGCAAATACCCAACCCAAACCAACTCCACCCAGTCCCATCGCTGTAGTACAAACTGTGTCAGAATTGCCAGTTATTAAACCAGCGCCCTCTCCTACTGACGTGGCAACTCAGGATTCCCCTAGAGAAAGTCTATCGATCCCCACAGAAACAGTGGTAATCCCTGAGGCCGAGTCTTCGATTTCTTCTACTTCTACTGCTTCGATTTCTTCTACTTCTACTTCTTCTAGGTCTTCTAGTACTAATGTGGCGGTTCAAGCCATCCCTGCTCCTCAACAGAATGTGTCCACTCTCTCTAGAGGTCCTTCTACCTCTAGAATTATCGATCAAGCTGTGCCTGGACTGAATGTCCCTAGTAGCCCTGTTTCTAATTCTTTAAACCCATCCAAGACTACCGTTGCGAATCAGATATCTCAAAATACCCTGTTTGATAAGATTTCTCAGGTAGCAGAAGCTAGACGATATTTCCAGGAGCGCTGGCAACCTCCCGAAGGGCTACAGAAAACCTTGAACTATAGTTTGTGGTTAAATAATAATGGTACAATCAGACGTATAATTCCCCTTGGGCAAGCAGCCAAAACCTATATAGACAACGCCCCCATACCTCTGATCGGTGAATCATTTGTTTCCCCTTTAGAAGGGGAAGGGATGCCAAAAATTCGCGTGCTGCTACACCCGGATGGTAAGGTACAGACCTTGTTGGAGGGGATGAATTGA
- a CDS encoding DUF3038 domain-containing protein encodes MVSTVKMPKSPPAWEDLPLSQAADSIDLDNIKTQLDLVLLSLEALAGIGSEEMLQAAAELNLESMITDRVALWRLRQSNPLRKSSGGRKKLDVEEARSLVLIICHLAKGHQELIRRAVALLEQMTQQNSEPHRAALLGDYLDNFNNTYRERMAQEENVSTDRLKQLALKLLINLLFYSGSKGHQRLWLALLGKVS; translated from the coding sequence ATGGTTTCCACTGTCAAGATGCCAAAATCACCTCCTGCTTGGGAGGATTTGCCTCTGAGTCAAGCCGCAGACTCAATCGATCTCGATAATATCAAAACCCAGCTAGATTTAGTCTTGCTTAGTCTAGAAGCTCTAGCAGGTATTGGTTCAGAGGAGATGCTGCAAGCTGCTGCTGAATTAAATTTAGAGTCAATGATCACAGACCGAGTAGCATTGTGGCGTCTGCGTCAGTCTAATCCCCTGCGCAAAAGTTCAGGAGGCCGGAAAAAGCTGGATGTGGAGGAAGCGCGATCGCTAGTTTTAATCATCTGTCACTTGGCTAAAGGCCATCAAGAACTAATCCGTCGTGCGGTGGCTTTACTCGAACAAATGACACAACAAAACAGTGAACCTCATCGTGCTGCTTTATTGGGAGATTACTTAGATAATTTTAACAACACTTATCGAGAGCGGATGGCCCAAGAAGAAAATGTATCAACTGATAGGCTAAAGCAACTAGCTCTTAAACTATTAATCAATTTACTCTTCTATAGTGGCTCCAAAGGTCATCAGCGTTTATGGTTAGCCTTATTAGGTAAAGTATCTTAA
- a CDS encoding pentapeptide repeat-containing protein, with protein sequence MFAKRGRKAKVLKITFNQITFNQITFNQITFNQITFNQITFNQLTFNQITFNQITFNQITFNHLTFNHLTFNHLTFNHLTFNHLTFNQTTFNQTTFNLPTFNQITLAFRPRYANNLPTLAFRPRYANNLPT encoded by the coding sequence TTGTTCGCGAAGCGTGGCCGAAAGGCCAAGGTTCTCAAGATAACCTTCAACCAGATAACCTTCAACCAGATAACCTTCAACCAGATAACCTTCAACCAGATAACCTTCAACCAGATAACCTTCAACCAGCTAACCTTCAACCAGATAACCTTCAACCAGATAACATTCAACCAGATAACCTTCAACCACCTAACATTCAACCACCTAACATTCAACCACCTAACATTCAACCACCTAACATTCAACCACCTAACCTTCAACCAGACAACATTCAACCAGACAACATTCAACCTGCCAACATTCAACCAGATAACCTTGGCCTTTCGGCCACGCTACGCGAACAACCTGCCAACCTTGGCCTTTCGGCCACGCTACGCGAACAACCTGCCAACCTGA